CGCCCAGGAGCAGCAGCGCCAGCACCCCCAGCAGCCAGGGCAGCGGGCGCTCGGGGGCGGTTCCCAACCGGGTCAGCCCGGCGGCGAGTCCCAGCAGGCCAAGGGTACTCAGCACCAGCGGGAGTGCCGCCCCCAGCCCCGGACGGCGGACCGCCCCGCGCCACGTCACCGCCCCGCTCGCCACGGCGTCACCACCCTTTCGAGAAGGCCGACCAGCGCGACCAGCCCCACCCCCAGCACCGCCCCGTAGGCCATGATGACCCACAGCGCGATGGTGTCCGACGCCCGTGAGTTCTCGGCGAGCATCTTGCCCAGCCCCGAAAAGGAGATGGTGCTGATCTCCGCCACGATGCTGCCCACCAGGGCCGCCGTCACCGCCACCTTGAGCGCCGTGAAGAGGTACGGCAGGCTGGCGGGCAGCCGGAGCTGGACGAACACCCGCCCCGGCGAGGCGCTATACGTCCGCATCAGGTCGAGTTGCAGCGCGTCCGGGCTCCGCAACCCCCGGCTCATCCCCACCGCGACGGGGAAAAAAGCGATGTACGCGGCGATGAGCGCCTTGGGCAGGAAACCCTGCACCCCGTACTGCCCCAGCAGCACCGCCAGCATGGGCGCGATGGCGACGATGGGCACCGTCTGGGACGCGACCAGCCAGGGCAGGGTGGCCCGCTCGAACGACCGGCTCAGCACCAGCAACGCCGCCAGGACCAGCCCCAGCCCGGTCGCCAGGACCAGCCCCAGCAGCGTTTCCCCGCCTGTCACGACGGCGTTGTACGGCGCGGAGGTGGGGGCGGTGGGCGGCACGCTGAGGGAGCGGAACCCCTGCACGAGTTGCCCCGGCGCGGGCAGCACCGGGTTTCTCAATTGAGTGGCGCAAGCAATCGCGTTGGGGCAT
This window of the Deinococcus apachensis DSM 19763 genome carries:
- a CDS encoding ABC transporter permease is translated as MLVVLVVAVLLYLPLMLWANVGPASRALASGADLGCPNAIACATQLRNPVLPAPGQLVQGFRSLSVPPTAPTSAPYNAVVTGGETLLGLVLATGLGLVLAALLVLSRSFERATLPWLVASQTVPIVAIAPMLAVLLGQYGVQGFLPKALIAAYIAFFPVAVGMSRGLRSPDALQLDLMRTYSASPGRVFVQLRLPASLPYLFTALKVAVTAALVGSIVAEISTISFSGLGKMLAENSRASDTIALWVIMAYGAVLGVGLVALVGLLERVVTPWRAGR